One window of Streptomyces sp. SUK 48 genomic DNA carries:
- a CDS encoding IucA/IucC family protein has product MNATPTPDGPLGGPDEHGAPGTGAPFVEAVPQQRRRIVDPGRWTETGAEPLDDPDASAAARAAAVENLLRCWVRETGLRAPATGTLRIVLPATGTCLLVPVRYWSPAGWHRFGPPRFADAPETAPSVDAVTLAALLTRESGGDDDGDLVARVADSLRRTAVFIRDRRARPADGPDLFLGAEQALLLGHPLHPTPKSREGLTEAEAALCSPESRGAFPLHWLAVAPRLLATDSAWTERGRLVPADQLIRHLAATTLTLPDGYTALPLHPWQAREVRHRAPVAALLDAGLLRDLGPGGPAWHPTSSVRTVYRSGAPAMLKLSLGLRITNSRRENLRKELRRGVEVHRLLRAGLFKQWQAAHPGFDIVRDPAWLAVDDPDGRPVPGLDVMIRHNPFTPADDAGCLAGLIAPRPLTDASATASATAPGIAPLPGGPALPDPATTGAPVPPVRSRLALLVARLAARTGRPVAAVATEWFLRYLEQVVRPVLWLDAEAGIALEAHQQNTLVLLDHDGWPRGGRYRDNQGYYFRASRRAELDARLPGIGAHSDTFVPDEVTDERFAYYLAVNNVLGLIGALGSQRLADERLLLAAFRRFLTHLATGPAALRTPLPARLLDSPVLRCKANLLTRLHGLDELVGPVDTQSVYVTIANPLHP; this is encoded by the coding sequence TTGAACGCCACCCCCACACCCGACGGCCCCCTCGGCGGCCCCGACGAGCACGGGGCGCCCGGGACCGGCGCGCCCTTCGTCGAGGCGGTCCCGCAGCAGCGCCGGCGGATCGTGGACCCGGGCCGGTGGACCGAGACCGGCGCGGAGCCGCTGGACGATCCCGACGCCTCGGCCGCGGCGCGAGCCGCCGCCGTGGAGAACCTGCTGCGCTGCTGGGTGCGCGAGACCGGCCTGCGCGCCCCGGCGACCGGCACCCTGCGCATCGTGCTGCCCGCCACCGGCACCTGTCTGCTCGTCCCGGTCCGGTACTGGTCCCCGGCCGGCTGGCACCGCTTCGGGCCGCCCCGGTTCGCCGACGCGCCCGAGACCGCGCCGTCCGTCGACGCCGTCACCCTCGCGGCGCTGCTCACCCGGGAGAGCGGGGGCGACGACGACGGCGACCTCGTGGCCCGGGTCGCCGACTCCCTCCGCCGTACCGCCGTCTTCATCCGCGACCGGCGCGCCCGCCCCGCCGACGGCCCCGACCTCTTCCTCGGCGCCGAACAGGCCCTCCTCCTCGGCCACCCCCTGCATCCCACCCCCAAGAGCCGCGAGGGCCTGACCGAGGCCGAAGCCGCCCTCTGCTCACCGGAGTCGCGCGGCGCCTTCCCGCTGCACTGGCTGGCCGTGGCCCCCCGGCTGCTCGCCACCGACTCCGCCTGGACCGAGCGCGGCCGCCTCGTCCCCGCCGACCAGCTCATCCGGCACCTGGCGGCCACCACCCTGACCCTGCCCGACGGATACACCGCCCTCCCGCTGCACCCCTGGCAGGCCCGGGAGGTACGGCACCGCGCCCCCGTCGCCGCGCTGCTCGACGCGGGCCTCCTCAGGGACCTCGGCCCGGGCGGCCCCGCCTGGCACCCCACCTCCTCCGTGCGCACCGTCTACCGCTCCGGCGCCCCCGCGATGCTCAAGCTGTCGCTGGGCCTGCGCATCACCAACTCCCGCCGGGAGAACCTGCGCAAGGAACTGCGGCGCGGCGTCGAGGTGCACCGGCTGCTGCGCGCGGGACTGTTCAAACAGTGGCAGGCCGCCCACCCCGGCTTCGACATCGTGCGCGACCCGGCCTGGCTCGCCGTGGACGACCCGGACGGGCGCCCGGTGCCCGGCCTCGACGTGATGATCCGGCACAACCCCTTCACCCCGGCCGATGACGCGGGCTGCCTCGCGGGACTGATCGCGCCCCGGCCGCTCACCGACGCCTCCGCCACCGCCTCCGCCACGGCTCCCGGCATCGCTCCCCTTCCCGGCGGCCCGGCCCTCCCCGATCCCGCGACCACCGGCGCCCCCGTCCCGCCCGTGCGCTCCCGGCTCGCGCTGCTCGTCGCCCGGCTCGCGGCCCGCACCGGCCGTCCCGTCGCCGCCGTCGCCACGGAGTGGTTCCTGCGCTACCTGGAGCAGGTCGTACGCCCCGTTCTCTGGCTGGACGCCGAGGCCGGCATCGCCCTCGAAGCGCACCAGCAGAACACCCTCGTCCTGCTCGACCACGACGGCTGGCCCCGGGGCGGGCGCTACCGGGACAACCAGGGCTACTACTTCCGCGCCTCCCGCCGCGCCGAACTCGACGCCCGGCTGCCCGGCATCGGCGCGCACAGCGACACCTTCGTCCCCGACGAGGTCACCGACGAACGCTTCGCCTACTACCTCGCCGTCAACAACGTCCTCGGCCTGATCGGCGCCCTCGGCTCCCAGCGCCTCGCCGACGAACGCCTGCTGCTCGCCGCCTTCCGCCGCTTCCTCACCCACCTCGCCACCGGCCCCGCGGCCCTGCGCACCCCCCTGCCCGCCCGGCTGCTCGACTCACCCGTCCTACGCTGCAAGGCCAACCTGCTGACCCGGCTGCACGGCCTGGACGAACTCGTCGGCCCGGTCGACACCCAGTCCGTGTACGTCACCATCGCCAACCCCCTGCACCCGTAA
- a CDS encoding GNAT family N-acetyltransferase: protein MDLFTDDRAELPDEKVDFTDDLLDGLHASWEPVRTPVGTFQLIPVRLDRDLPLVHAWMNDPAVAEFWELAGPRHRTADHLRAQLDGDGRSVPCLGVLDGTPMSYWEIYRADLDPLALHYPVLPHDTGIHLLLGAAGDRGRGLGSALLRAVADLVLDRRPACARVVAEPDHRNTPSLAAFLGAGFRYAAEVDLPGKRAALMIRDRVLRDVL from the coding sequence CTGGACCTCTTCACCGACGACAGAGCCGAACTCCCGGACGAAAAGGTCGATTTCACCGACGACCTTCTCGACGGTCTGCACGCCTCCTGGGAGCCGGTGCGCACCCCCGTCGGCACCTTCCAGCTGATCCCCGTCCGCCTCGACCGCGACCTCCCCCTCGTGCACGCCTGGATGAACGACCCCGCCGTCGCCGAGTTCTGGGAACTGGCCGGCCCCCGCCACCGCACCGCGGACCATCTGCGCGCCCAACTCGACGGCGACGGACGGAGCGTGCCCTGCCTCGGCGTGCTGGACGGCACCCCGATGAGCTACTGGGAGATCTACCGCGCCGACCTGGACCCGCTGGCCCTGCACTACCCGGTCCTGCCCCACGACACCGGCATCCACCTGCTCCTCGGCGCCGCGGGGGACCGCGGCCGTGGACTGGGCTCCGCGCTGCTGCGGGCCGTGGCCGACCTCGTCCTCGACCGGCGCCCCGCCTGCGCCCGCGTCGTCGCCGAACCCGATCACCGCAACACACCCTCGCTCGCCGCGTTCCTCGGCGCCGGCTTCCGGTACGCGGCCGAGGTCGACCTGCCCGGCAAGCGGGCCGCGCTCATGATCAGGGACCGGGTGCTGCGCGATGTGCTGTAG
- a CDS encoding ATP-dependent DNA helicase, translating to MTKPSLPELLHAAVAAVGGTERPGQVTMAESVAEAIDDGSHLLVQAGTGTGKSLGYLVPALAHGERVVVATATLALQRQLVERDLPRTVDALHPLLRRRPEFAMLKGRSNYLCLHRLHEGMPQDEEDGLFDQFEAAAPTSKLGQDLLRLRDWSDETETGDRDDLTPGVSDRAWAQISVSSRECLGATKCAYGAECFAEAARERAKLAEVVVTNHALLAIDAIEGAPVLPQHEVLIVDEAHELVSRVTGVATGELTPGQVNRAVRRAAKLVNEKVADQLQTAAEGFERLMELALPGRLEEIPEDLGYALMTLRDSARAVVSALGTTRDKSVQDEDAVRKQALASVESVHDVAERVLNGSEWDVVWYERHDRFGASLRIAPMSVSGLLREKLFADRAVVLTSATLKLGGDFNGVGASLGLGPEGTEGEDLPQWKGVDVGSPFDYRKQGILYVAKHLARPARDGDRGDMLDELTELIQAAGGRTLGLFSSMRAAQLAAEDLRSRIPEYPILLQGEETLGELIKNFAADPKTCLFGTLSLWQGVDVPGPSCQLVVMDKIPFPRPDDPLMSARQKAVEDAGGNGFMAVAATHAALLMAQGAGRLVRASGDRGVVAVLDQRLATARYGSYLKASLPDFWYTTDRNQARRSLSAIDAVAKQAEADSAS from the coding sequence ATGACGAAGCCCTCCCTCCCCGAACTCCTGCATGCCGCCGTCGCCGCGGTCGGCGGCACGGAGCGCCCCGGCCAGGTGACCATGGCCGAGTCGGTCGCCGAAGCGATCGACGACGGCTCCCATCTGCTGGTCCAGGCCGGCACCGGCACCGGAAAGTCGCTGGGCTATCTCGTGCCCGCGCTCGCGCACGGGGAGCGGGTGGTCGTCGCCACGGCCACCCTCGCCCTCCAGCGCCAGCTGGTGGAACGCGACCTGCCGCGCACGGTCGACGCCCTGCACCCGCTGCTGCGCCGCCGCCCCGAGTTCGCGATGCTCAAGGGCCGCTCCAACTACCTGTGCCTGCACCGGCTGCACGAAGGCATGCCCCAGGACGAGGAGGACGGCCTCTTCGACCAGTTCGAGGCCGCCGCGCCCACCAGCAAGCTGGGCCAGGACCTGCTGCGGCTGCGCGACTGGTCGGACGAGACCGAGACCGGCGACCGGGACGACCTCACCCCGGGCGTCTCCGACCGCGCCTGGGCGCAGATCTCGGTGTCCTCGCGGGAGTGCCTGGGCGCCACCAAGTGCGCGTACGGCGCCGAGTGCTTCGCCGAGGCGGCCCGCGAGCGCGCCAAGCTCGCCGAGGTCGTCGTCACCAACCACGCGCTGCTGGCCATCGACGCCATCGAAGGCGCCCCGGTGCTGCCCCAGCACGAGGTGCTGATCGTGGACGAGGCGCATGAACTCGTCTCCCGGGTCACCGGCGTCGCCACCGGCGAGCTGACCCCCGGCCAGGTCAACCGGGCCGTGCGCCGCGCCGCGAAACTCGTCAACGAGAAGGTGGCCGACCAGCTCCAGACCGCCGCCGAGGGCTTCGAGCGGCTGATGGAGCTGGCCCTGCCGGGCCGCCTGGAGGAGATCCCGGAGGACCTCGGCTACGCCCTGATGACGCTGCGCGACTCCGCCCGGGCGGTCGTCTCCGCGCTCGGCACCACCCGCGACAAGTCCGTCCAGGACGAGGACGCCGTCCGCAAGCAGGCCCTGGCCTCGGTCGAGTCCGTCCACGACGTGGCGGAGCGGGTGCTGAACGGCTCGGAGTGGGACGTCGTCTGGTATGAACGGCACGACCGCTTCGGCGCCTCCCTGCGCATCGCCCCCATGTCCGTCTCCGGGCTGCTGCGGGAGAAGCTGTTCGCCGACCGCGCCGTCGTCCTCACCTCCGCGACCCTCAAGCTCGGCGGCGACTTCAACGGCGTCGGCGCCTCCCTCGGCCTCGGCCCCGAGGGCACCGAGGGCGAGGACCTGCCGCAGTGGAAGGGCGTCGACGTCGGCTCCCCCTTCGACTACCGCAAGCAGGGCATCCTGTACGTCGCCAAACACCTGGCCCGCCCCGCCCGGGACGGCGACCGCGGCGACATGCTCGACGAGCTGACGGAGCTGATCCAGGCGGCCGGCGGCCGCACCCTCGGGCTGTTCTCCTCCATGCGGGCCGCGCAGCTCGCCGCCGAGGACCTGCGCTCGCGCATCCCCGAGTACCCGATCCTGCTCCAGGGCGAGGAGACGCTCGGCGAGCTGATCAAGAACTTCGCGGCCGACCCGAAGACCTGCCTCTTCGGCACGCTGTCGCTGTGGCAGGGCGTGGACGTGCCCGGACCCAGCTGCCAGCTGGTCGTCATGGACAAGATCCCGTTCCCGCGCCCCGACGACCCGCTGATGAGCGCCCGCCAGAAGGCGGTGGAGGACGCGGGCGGCAACGGATTCATGGCGGTGGCCGCCACCCACGCCGCGCTGCTGATGGCCCAGGGCGCCGGCCGGCTGGTGCGCGCGTCGGGGGACCGGGGCGTGGTCGCCGTACTCGACCAGCGCCTCGCCACGGCGCGGTACGGCTCGTACCTCAAGGCGTCCCTGCCGGACTTCTGGTACACCACGGACCGCAACCAGGCCCGCCGGTCGCTCTCGGCGATCGACGCGGTGGCGAAGCAGGCGGAGGCCGACAGCGCCTCGTAG
- a CDS encoding diaminobutyrate--2-oxoglutarate transaminase family protein, producing the protein MAVTESLAEEAHGPAGAVHEGILRRQSARESSARTYARALPIVPVRARGLTIEGADGRRYLDCLSGAGTLALGHNHPVVLAAVRRVLDSGAPLSVLDLATPVKDAFITELFRTLPPGLAGRARVQFCGPAGTDAVEAALKLVRAATGRTGVLAFTGAYHGMTAGALAVSGGAPEVQAARLPYPQDYRCPFGVGGPRGAELGVRWTESLLDDPKSGVPLPAGMILEPVQGEGGVLPAPDDWLRRMRRLTADRAIPLIADEVQTGVGRTGAFWAVDHSGITPDVMVLSKAIGGSLPLAVIVYRDDLDVWQPGAHAGTFRGNQLAMAAGTATLAYVRENGLAERAARLGTRMMEQLRSDLEGLACVGEVRGRGLMIGLELVEPGAPAAGDGPSASGRGGRPEPDGLDAVPSGEERSVYDPGAAPFEMRPGARDPGAAPSRAPRPAAPGLAAAVQRECLRRGLIVELGGRHSSVVRLLPPLTISDEQTAAVLDRLTDAVAAVARADERHGPHGAPEHDPGTGTGMGADTGVGTD; encoded by the coding sequence GTGGCCGTGACCGAGTCGTTGGCGGAAGAAGCACACGGGCCGGCGGGTGCCGTGCACGAGGGGATCCTGCGGCGCCAGTCGGCGCGCGAGTCCTCGGCGCGCACCTACGCGCGGGCCCTGCCCATCGTGCCCGTGCGGGCGCGCGGGCTGACCATCGAGGGCGCGGACGGCCGCCGCTATCTGGACTGCCTGTCCGGCGCGGGCACGCTCGCGCTCGGCCACAACCATCCGGTGGTCCTGGCGGCCGTGCGCCGAGTCCTGGACTCCGGCGCCCCGTTGTCGGTCCTCGACCTCGCGACCCCGGTCAAGGACGCGTTCATCACCGAGCTGTTCCGCACCCTTCCGCCGGGTCTCGCCGGGCGGGCGCGGGTGCAGTTCTGCGGACCGGCCGGCACGGACGCCGTCGAGGCCGCCCTCAAACTGGTCCGGGCCGCGACCGGCCGCACCGGGGTCCTCGCCTTCACCGGCGCGTACCACGGCATGACGGCGGGCGCGCTGGCCGTCTCCGGGGGCGCGCCCGAGGTCCAGGCCGCCCGCCTGCCCTATCCGCAGGACTACCGCTGTCCCTTCGGCGTCGGCGGCCCGCGCGGCGCCGAACTCGGCGTCCGGTGGACCGAGTCACTGCTCGACGACCCCAAGTCCGGGGTGCCGCTGCCCGCCGGGATGATCCTCGAACCGGTGCAGGGCGAGGGCGGGGTGCTCCCGGCCCCGGACGACTGGCTGCGCCGGATGCGCCGCCTCACCGCGGACCGCGCGATCCCGCTGATCGCCGACGAGGTGCAGACCGGCGTCGGCCGCACCGGCGCCTTCTGGGCCGTCGACCACAGCGGCATCACCCCCGATGTCATGGTCCTCTCCAAGGCCATCGGCGGCAGCCTCCCGCTGGCCGTCATCGTCTACCGCGACGACCTCGACGTCTGGCAACCGGGCGCCCACGCAGGCACGTTCCGCGGCAACCAGCTCGCGATGGCCGCGGGCACGGCGACGCTCGCGTACGTCCGGGAGAACGGGCTGGCGGAGCGCGCGGCCCGGCTCGGGACGCGCATGATGGAGCAACTGCGGTCGGACCTCGAGGGGTTGGCGTGCGTGGGGGAGGTGCGGGGGCGAGGGCTGATGATCGGGCTGGAACTGGTGGAGCCGGGGGCGCCGGCGGCCGGTGACGGGCCCTCCGCGTCCGGCCGGGGCGGGAGGCCGGAGCCCGACGGCCTCGACGCGGTGCCTTCCGGCGAGGAGCGCTCGGTGTACGACCCCGGTGCCGCGCCCTTCGAGATGCGGCCCGGTGCCCGCGATCCCGGCGCCGCGCCCTCCCGCGCTCCTCGTCCCGCCGCTCCCGGACTCGCCGCCGCCGTCCAGCGCGAGTGCCTGCGGCGGGGGCTCATCGTGGAGCTCGGCGGCCGGCACTCCTCGGTGGTCCGGCTGCTGCCACCGCTGACGATCAGCGACGAGCAGACCGCGGCCGTACTGGACCGGCTGACGGACGCGGTGGCGGCGGTGGCCCGGGCCGACGAGAGGCATGGCCCCCACGGCGCACCCGAACACGACCCGGGTACGGGTACGGGCATGGGCGCGGATACGGGCGTGGGCACGGACTGA
- the lexA gene encoding transcriptional repressor LexA, with the protein MTTTADSATITAQDRSQGRVEPVHAMNEATNPEGPRRSLPGRPPGIRADSSGLTDRQRRVIEVIRDSVQRRGYPPSMREIGQAVGLSSTSSVAHQLMALERKGFLRRDPHRPRAYEVRGSDQAVSVQPTDTSGKPAASYVPLVGRIAAGGPILAEESVEDVFPLPRQLVGDGELFVLKVVGDSMIEAAICDGDWVTVRRQPVAENGDIVAAMLDGEATVKRFKREDGHVWLLPHNAAYEPIPGDDATILGKVVAVLRRV; encoded by the coding sequence GTGACCACCACCGCAGACAGTGCCACCATCACCGCCCAGGACCGCTCCCAGGGCCGGGTCGAGCCGGTACATGCGATGAACGAAGCCACGAATCCCGAGGGGCCCCGGCGCTCCCTGCCGGGCCGACCTCCAGGCATCCGGGCGGACAGCTCCGGACTCACCGACCGGCAGCGCCGGGTGATCGAGGTCATCAGGGACTCCGTGCAGCGGCGCGGGTACCCGCCGTCCATGCGGGAGATCGGCCAGGCCGTCGGCCTCTCCAGCACCTCCTCCGTGGCGCACCAGCTGATGGCGCTGGAGCGCAAGGGCTTCCTGCGCCGCGACCCGCACCGCCCGCGCGCCTATGAGGTGCGCGGCTCCGACCAGGCCGTGTCGGTGCAGCCCACGGACACCAGCGGCAAGCCCGCCGCGTCGTACGTCCCCCTGGTCGGCCGGATCGCCGCCGGTGGGCCGATCCTCGCGGAGGAGTCCGTGGAGGACGTCTTCCCGCTCCCCCGCCAGCTGGTCGGCGACGGTGAGCTGTTCGTCCTCAAGGTGGTCGGCGACTCCATGATCGAGGCCGCGATCTGCGACGGCGACTGGGTCACCGTCCGCCGCCAGCCGGTCGCGGAGAACGGCGACATCGTGGCCGCCATGCTCGACGGCGAGGCCACGGTGAAGCGCTTCAAGCGCGAGGACGGCCATGTCTGGCTCCTCCCGCACAACGCGGCCTACGAGCCGATCCCCGGCGACGACGCCACCATCCTCGGCAAGGTGGTCGCCGTACTGCGGCGCGTGTGA